The proteins below are encoded in one region of Penicillium psychrofluorescens genome assembly, chromosome: 4:
- a CDS encoding uncharacterized protein (ID:PFLUO_006978-T1.cds;~source:funannotate) gives MGKGPLERQHRFEKKNQNLVKLPKSAVPDAKVSKRPIPHAPIASPYAGATVPKIVYVSSSTPFMSAVKRVQKLLRQAEKRDTAAVSLEDTRTSEKQKLAELAKIAGAEKREEVFVKATGRAIEKALSVGKWFEERGGEFVVRVKTGSVLVVDDVVEGEMGEKKNENDSESKVAEGVDPPDSKASDSDKKRKRGADDDPAATEEVPETRTRWIKMVDVAISLK, from the exons ATGGGTAAAGGCCCGCTGGAACGCCAGCACCGgttcgagaagaagaaccagaaccTGGTCAAGCTGCCCAAAA GCGCGGTACCAGACGCAAAAGTCTCCAAACGACCCATCCCGCACGCTCCAATCGCCTCACCCTACGCTGGCGCAACAGTGCCAAAGATAGTATATGTCTCCAGCAGCACGCCCTTCATGAGCGCCGTGAAGCGCGTTCAGAAATTGCTGCGGCAGGCGGAGAAGCGTGACACGGCCGCGGTCAGTCTGGAGGATACGCGGACgagcgagaagcagaaacTCGCGGAGCTGGCGAAGATTGCTGGTGCGgagaagcgcgaggaggTTTTTGTTAAGGCTACGGGGCGCGCGATTGAGAAGGCGCTCAGTGTTGGGAAGTGGTTTGAGGAGCGGGGGGGTGAGTTTGTCGTTAGGGTGAAGACGGGGAGTGTGCTTGTTGTTGATGACGTGGTCGAgggggagatgggggagaagaagaatgagaaTGATTCGGAGTCGAAGGTGGCCGAGGGAGTTGATCCACCGGACTCGAAGGCATCAGACTCGGacaagaagaggaagcggggtgctgatgatgatccCGCTGCGACAGAGGAGGTGCCTGAGACGCGCACGCGGTGGATCAAGATGGTCGACGTTGCTATCTCGCTCAAGTGA
- a CDS encoding uncharacterized protein (ID:PFLUO_006979-T1.cds;~source:funannotate) has product MAPHPEPLDAPNGSSLTWIFDHCLRYPGSYEIPLRAMYDLNCHPAQQPGTRSPESAFTPRNSTSTKSSRSSQDASVDPAADFRAQLVHQISKLPSQPCTLPASFITSFLRRCFTKELESVDFPQVLTALDYLKDFESRRRKEVAAALQRLNIKPEDVEGRNRSELARKYPGVLSWIEAINVKGKTIEALYTQIYLGIRRWTLINEMLLPDYNKANCIAMLNTLFPPITDAMPTPTSQLTHQILKSQRDGFFRYITARDTQGKQVLNPIICQGAPEGHLNSWPKIHNALDQYLNLANATIDECMLVTEPIHLEQGDAQDHDNKSRKVDSGISFGSTSSNGSGSGSGSSEDSDKPLPQFPTLHHAGQTKTGGSTLERLAREFRKFGDGAKSRNLKKMKSTSVLDSRPGSQLSYAPSYAESSVFETDGPKRHRLISEATFRKKSHS; this is encoded by the coding sequence ATGGCTCCCCATCCCGAGCCGCTTGATGCTCCCAATGGCTCGTCCCTGACCTGGATCTTCGACCATTGCCTACGCTACCCGGGCTCTTACGAGATCCCTCTGCGCGCCATGTATGACCTCAACTGCCATCCGGCCCAGCAGCCGGGCACTCGTTCTCCCGAATCCGCGTTCACCCCGCGCAACTCCACCTCGACCAAGTCTTCGCGTTCTTCCCAAGACGCGTCGGTCGACCCGGCTGCCGATTTCCGCGCGCAGTTGGTCCACCAGATCTCCAAGCTGCCTTCGCAGCCTTGCACGCTCCCCGCCAGCTTCATTACTTCATTTCTGCGCCGCTGCTTCACCAAGGAACTGGAGTCCGTGGATTTCCCTCAGGTCCTGACCGCGCTGGATTACCTCAAGGACTTTGAGTCCCGTCGCCGCAAGGAAGTTGCCGCGGCTTTGCAACGCCTCAACATCAAACCagaggatgtcgagggcCGCAACCGTTCTGAGCTGGCTCGGAAGTACCCCGGGGTGCTCTCGTGGATCGAAGCGATCaacgtcaagggcaagaccaTCGAGGCCCTGTACACCCAAATCTACCTCGGCATCCGCCGCTGGACGCTCATCAACGAGATGCTACTCCCGGACTACAACAAGGCCAACTGCATCGCCATGCTCAACACCCTCTTTCCCCCCATCACCGACGCGATGCCTACCCCAACCTCTCAGTTGACGCATCAGATCCTCAAGTCGCAGCGCGACGGGTTTTTCCGCTATATCACTGCCCGAGACACCCAGGGCAAGCAGGTCCTGAACCCGATCATCTGCCAGGGCGCGCCAGAGGGACATCTCAACTCGTGGCCCAAGATCCACAATGCCCTGGACCAGTACCTGAATCTTGCCAATGCAACGATCGACGAGTGCATGTTGGTCACCGAGCCCATTCACCTGGAACAAGGCGATGCACAGGACCACGACAACAAGAGCCGCAAGGTGGACTCGGGCATCAGCTTTGGCTCGACTAGCAGCAacggcagcggcagcggcagcggctcCTCCGAAGACTCGGACAAGCCTCTCCCGCAGTTCCCGACTCTTCATCACGCCGGCCAGACCAAGACTGGTGGGTCTACTCTCGAGCGCCTTGCTCGTGAGTTCCGCAAGTTCGGCGACGGGGCCAAGTCCAGgaacctgaagaagatgaaaTCGACCAGCGTGCTGGACTCCCGGCCTGGCAGCCAGCTCAGCTATGCACCCAGCTATGCTGAGAGCTCCGTCTTCGAGACCGACGGCCCGAAGCGTCATCGATTGATTAGCGAGGCTACTTTCCGCAAGAAGTCCCACTCTTAG
- a CDS encoding uncharacterized protein (ID:PFLUO_006980-T1.cds;~source:funannotate), with protein MGSSRQSPLSWRWYTTAIAAFLSAGLVNASPAVNVALQASFDAAPYLVELLESAAEENSTAYFPLLDRIADGTFEEATTEKELYDRFLQVIHEDGHLSAAESLSSFKLSLAIRSSAPRIEAHYQFYNSSVQQTLMAAQDAVCPVWVHSDGKQYCSASMGRAQQDVLGEQDPRELPFDRVLGDASLPPAVLYADISEPTFKDFHETLREMAKEGQVSYRVRYRPPQHWTSRPLFVSGYGVELALKRTDYIVIDDRDAEQREVKEPNKEEELKEDAPDDLRPLSASEVSRLGLNAASYVMDSADPLDTLIKVSQNFPKYSSMVTGHNASVNLRKEIRSNRAQMVPPGINVMWINGVQIDSRQMDAYSLLDHLRRERRTIQKFRDLGLSAQEAVKLLSHPLLAASQAEDASPRYDYRDVLEGGKVIIWMNNLEKDSRYESWPSELQAYLMGAYPGQLPPVRRELHNIVMPVDLSSPKDMNMVSTTLFTFVKRMIPVRFGFVPTTSSPEAIAQAKVVHYLQETYGLAALIEYLEESASEPKTTVPDKSVFASITKKREPRAEKETLSLDEVLKKEDYENLVSRTMDYTRRLDIGSERYFLANGVPIPREDNWMEQMSMQISKDLRSIQESIAGGDIEEDAWLPSSLLNGAYERRNNFLMPEDPKSVRIVDLAGVDGLNAFPGIESEKGALESVQMIVVGDFDSEEGLKLLTEALNFRKEHDEVDILVLHNAVSVADSNRLGSIACSLVRGAVPDGLCKEASRSPTKGDDVPKVLEKITANEGAIGPVAEEQELHRRLVEELGFEPGTEGLVVNGRAVGPIEKDNSLTVDDLSQLVAYERTKRINAVAGAASKLDLDARLATPLDLAKLTSLVALSSISDVPEGIFENTPDFRMDVSQRWKTDHSVITVSNSEDPLIKVAAIVDPASESAQIWLPILKVLSELAGVDLKILLNPKETMQELPVKRFYRYVLESEPSFTEDGSLSRPQASFSGVPVEALLTLGMDVPSSWLVAPKESIHDLDNIKLSSLKSDSNVDAIYELEHILIEGHSRDLTDKSPPRGVQLVLGTENNPYFADTIIMANLGYFQFKAQPGLWQINLKPGRSEKIFNIDSVGGEGQRPQPGDENNEVALLSFQGRTLFPRLSRKAGMEAEDVLETGPKPGSTMDYVSKGLNFASGVLSSVGVKSTSGGEQHADINIFSVASGHLYERMLNIMMVSVMRHTKHTVKFWFIEQFLSPSFRAFLPHLAREYNFSYEMVTYKWPHWLRGQREKQREIWGYKILFLDVLFPLSLDKVIFVDADQIVRTDMHDLVTHDLEGAPYGFTPMGDSRVEMEGFRFWKQGYWNSFLRGKPYHISALYVVDLARFRALAAGDRLRGQYQMLSADPNSLSNLDQDLPNHLQHNLPIHSLPQEWLWCETWCSDEDLETARTIDLCNNPQTKEPKLARARRQVPEWTVYDDEIAGLAKRVAAVDEDVAGFVQSGEDGVPVQEAEVEGEVVAEDERKDERKDERKDEL; from the exons ATGGGTTCCTCACGACAGTCGCCCCTATCATGGCGGTGGTACACCACCGCCATCGCGGCATTCCTATCTGCCGGGTTGGTAAATGCTAGCCCAGCAGTGAACGTGGCTCTCCAAGCTTCCTTTGACGCGGCCCCGTACCTCGTGGAGCTCCT TGAatccgccgccgaagaaaacTCCACCGCGTACTTCCCGCTCCTCGACCGCATCGCCGACGGCACCTTCGAAGAAGCCACTACGGAGAAAGAGCTCTACGACCGCTTTCTGCAGGTCATCCACGAAGATGGACACCTCAGCGCTGCCGAAAGCCTTTCATCGTTTAAACTCTCGCTTGCGATTCGGTCGTCCGCGCCTCGCATCGAGGCGCACTACCAGTTCTATAATTCCTCGGTTCAGCAGACCCTCATGGCGGCTCAGGATGCCGTGTGTCCTGTTTGGGTTCACTCGGATGGAAAGCAGTATtgctcggcgagcatgggGAGGGCACAACAGGATGTTCTTGGGGAACA AGATCCGAGAGAGCTTCCCTTTGACCGGGTGTTGGGAGATGCTTCACTGCCTCCTGCTGTGTTGTACGCGGATATCTCCGAGCCGACATTTAAAGATTTTCATGAGACGCTGCGTGAAATGGCCAAGGAGGGACAGGTGTCTTATCGTGTGCGCTACCGGCCCCCTCAGCACTGGACTTCGCGGCCGTTGTTTGTCTCCGGATATGGAGTGGAACTTGCGTTGAAGCGAACGGATTATATCGTCATCGATGATCGAGATGCCGAGCAGCGAGAGGTAAAAGAACCCAATaaggaggaggaattgaaAGAAGACGCGCCCGACGACCTCCGTCCGCTATCGGCCTCTGAAGTCTCCAGACTGGGACTCAATGCTGCGAGCTATGTGATGGACAGTGCAGATCCCTTGGATACATTGATCAAGGTCTCTCAAAATTTCCCGAAATACTCATCTATGGTCACTGGCCACAACGCCTCGGTGAATTTGCGGAAGGAGATTCGTTCGAACCGCGCGCAGATGGTCCCACCGGGAATCAATGTGATGTGGATCAATGGAGTTCAGATTGATTCGCGGCAGATGGACGCTTACTCTCTTCTGGATCACCTGCGTCGGGAGAGAAGAACGATCCAGAAGTTCCGGGATCTGGGCTTGTCTGCCCAAGAAGCTGTGAAGCTTCTGTCGCATCCTCTTCTTGCGGCATCTCAGGCGGAGGATGCCTCACCGAGATATGATTATCGAGATGTATTGGAAGGGGGAAAGGTCATTATTTGGATGAATAATTTGGAGAAGGACTCTAGATACGAGAGCTGGCCCAGTGAGCTTCAAGCG TACCTGATGGGAGCCTATCCGGGCCAATTGCCTCCAGTGCGCCGTGAACTCCACAATATCGTCATGCCGGTCGACCTGAGCAGTCCCAAAGATATGAACATGGTCTCTACGACTCTGTTTACTTTCGTCAAGCGAATGATTCCTGTGAGGTTCGGATTTGTGCCTACCACTTCCTCGCCGGAGGCTATTGCCCAGGCGAAGGTAGTCCATTACCTCCAGGAGACCTATGGGCTGGCTGCTCTTATAGAATATCTGGAAGAG TCTGCCTCCGAACCGAAAACGACAGTTCCAGATAAATCCGTTTTCGcctccatcaccaagaaACGCGAACCTcgcgccgagaaggagaccTTATCTTTGGATGAGGTAttgaaaaaagaagactATGAAAACCTGGTCTCTCGCACAATGGATTACACGCGTCGTCTGGATATTGGCAGCGAACGCTACTTCTTGGCCAACGGAGTGCCCATTCCCCGTGAGGACAATTGGATGGAACAGATGAGTATGCAGATCAGCAAGGATCTCCGCTCCATCCAGGAGAGTATTGCAGGGGGTGACATTGAAGAGGATGCTTGGCTGCCGAGTTCTCTCTTAAATGGTGCCTATGAGCGGCGGAATAATTTCCTCATGCCCGAAGATCCGAAGAGTGTTCGCATTGTGGATCTTGCCGGTGTTGACGGATTGAATGCCTTCCCGGGAATCGAATCGGAGAAAGGTGCCCTGGAAAGTGTTCAGATGATTGTTGTGGGCGATTTCGATTCGGAAGAAGGATTGAAGCTGCTGACCGAGGCTCTGAACTTCCGCAAAGAACATGATGAAGTGGATATTCTTGTACTGCACAATGCTGTCTCTGTTGCTGATTCAAACCGGCTTGGCAGCATTGCCTGCTCTCTGGTTAGAGGAGCAGTCCCGGATGGTCTGTGCAAGGAGGCTTCCCGCTCGCCTACCAAGGGAGATGATGTCCCCAAGGTCCTGGAAAAGATCACCGCAAATGAAGGCGCAATTGGGCCAGTGGCAGAGGAGCAGGAATTACACCGACGCTtggtggaagagcttggGTTTGAACCTGGCACAGAAGGTCTCGTCGTGAATGGCCGCGCAGTTGGTCCTATCGAAAAAGACAACTCGCTGACCGTGGACGACCTGAGCCAGCTTGTTGCGTACGAGCGCACCAAGCGGATCAATGCTGTCGCAGGGGCTGCTTCGAAGCTTGACCTTGATGCTCGACTCGCCACGCCGCTTGATCTCGCTAAACTTACTTCACTTGTTGCTCTTTCGAGCATCTCCGATGTCCCGGAAGGGATCTTTGAGAATACCCCTGATTTTCGGATGGATGTGTCTCAACGGTGGAAGACGGATCACTCCGTGATCACAGTCTCTAACTCTGAGGATCCCTTGATCAAAGTGGCAGCCATTGTCGACCCGGCGTCCGAGTCCGCTCAAATTTGGCTCCCGATCCTCAAAGTCCTTTCAGAACTGGCGGGTGTCGACCTGAAGatcctcctcaaccccaaggaAACGATGCAAGAGCTTCCGGTCAAGCGTTTCTACCGTTACGTGCTGGAGTCTGAACCGTCTTTCACGGAAGACGGGTCTTTGTCTCGACCCCAGGCCTCATTCTCGGGCGTGCCTGTTGAAGCCCTCCTGACGCTCGGCATGGATGTGCCATCATCGTGGCTCGTGGCTCCCAAAGAGTCCATCCACGACCTTGACAACATCAAACTCAGCTCGCTCAAGTCTGACTCAAATGTCGACGCCATCTACGAGCTCGAGCACATCCTGATTGAAGGACACAGCCGCGATCTCACAGACAAGTCCCCGCCGCGAGGTGTGCAACTAGTTTTGGGTACTGAGAACAACCCTTACTTCGCcgacaccatcatcatggccaatCTGGGCTACTTCCAGTTCAAGGCCCAGCCAGGCCTATGGCAGATCAACCTAAAGCCCGGCCGCAGTGAGAAGATCTTCAACATCGACagcgtcggcggcgagggaCAACGCCCCCAACCAGGCGATGAGAACAACGAAGTCGCTCTCCTGTCCTTCCAGGGTCGAACGCTCTTCCCGCGTCTCTCACGCAAAGCTGGCATggaagccgaggatgtcCTGGAAACCGGCCCCAAGCCGGGGTCGACAATGGACTACGTCTCCAAGGGTCTGAACTTCGCCTCGGGCGTTCTCTCCAGCGTCGGCGTGAAGTCCACGAGCGGTGGCGAGCAACACGCTgacatcaacatcttctccgtcgcCAGCGGGCACCTCTACGAGCGCATGCTCAACATCATGATGGTCTCCGTGATGCGACACACGAAACACACCGTCAAATTCTGGTTCATCGAGCAATTCCTCTCGCCTTCCTTCCGCGccttcctcccccacctcgCGCGCGAATACAACTTCTCCTACGAAATGGTCACCTACAAATGGCCGCACTGGCTGCGCGGTCAGCGCGAGAAACAACGCGAGATCTGGGGTTACAagatcctcttcctggacgTCCTGTTCCCCCTATCCCTGGACAAAGTCATCTTCGTGGACGCAGACCAAATCGTCCGAACAGACATGCACGACCTCGTCACGCACGACCTGGAAGGTGCGCCGTACGGCTTCACCCCAATGGGCGACTCGCGCGTCGAGATGGAGGGCTTCCGCTTCTGGAAGCAGGGATACTGGAACTCGTTCCTACGGGGGAAACCATACCACATCTCCGCGCTGTATGTCGTCGATCTGGCGCGGTTCCGCGCGCTCGCCGCGGGCGACCGCCTGCGCGGCCAGTACCAGATGCTCTCGGCGGATCCGAACAGTCTGTCGAATCTCGACCAGGACCTGCCGAATCACTTGCAGCATAACCTGCCCATCCACAGTTTGCCGCAGGAGTGGCTGTGGTGCGAGACGTGGTGCAGtgatgaggatctggagacGGCGAGGACGATTGATCTGTGTAATAATCCGCAGACGAAGGAGCCGAAGCTTGCCCGGGCGCGCAGGCAGGTTCCTGAGTGGACGGtttatgatgatgagattgccGGTTTGGCGAAGAGGGttgcggcggtggatgagGACGTTGCCGGGTTCGTGCAGTCGGGTGAGGATGGTGTGCCTGTTCAAGAGGCTGAGGTCGAAGGCGAGGTGGTGGCTGAGGATGAGCGAAAGGATGAGCGAAAGGATGAGCGCAAGGATGAGCTATAG
- a CDS encoding uncharacterized protein (ID:PFLUO_006981-T1.cds;~source:funannotate): protein MESPKKKKKSRSKRRASLLHTTGDGLEAEDRPDLPPLEAADESAPKRKRESEPAEPKKKKKKKKHHAPEDNITVNMPSPPRSNGVSFTAVNQARPVPESQQFPPSSQPENSPTQSRASPEQNGERQNVEEPIPRQPVQHTPSTPASASQEPSGERDSSTPNGEEKKRKANRESRRGKNDMKIGFFTDEEVQRMEGFKLAFCAEHRIEGPQFDMLVQYSQRGPEKEFPLDNASINKADFWSRILGTLPDREKRSVYRFMRRHFQASGQKAHVWTPEQDKEFIQLVAQMGPKWKEIANMLGRSDDDVTQRWKNRLEHRDKMRHGAWEEPEIRLLLEVVEGMWKGLKQTVPESCGKDMFDMDDKLLAWGSVSDAIGNIRSRQQCADRYRKLRSHVQGLRARSGDPNAMPDLADTAKKNASWNKRFMVKDQAISREYVQDEGSDEGSVGDDIPAEPQSLRRGFSMTEDIAALASSQGKKEAQAALASMSQENAESEPEIQATTATDDQPPVVSSAKKSKKRKHAETNTTEAEAPSSPAPEKKKKKKSKKIDEQAEGERADNGEKPKKRKKTKKKHSEASEAAVQQEDANTAVAAAAENAKHADNGEKKKKKKKKSRKSTASEPNGVSDHEQEPEPEPAESTKKHKKKSKKNKDKTADLPAADERDAGETNIGNSPAYEVSPPSAPAPPMSPLGNAVDDQDDVKIDFTSPDSELQYGSDSSDVDSDEVSVKEYGSESD, encoded by the coding sequence ATGGAGTcccccaaaaagaaaaaaaagtcccGGTCAAAAAGACGCGCTTCTCTACTACACACCACCGGTGATGGCCTCGAAGCCGAAGACCGTCCAGACCTCCCTCCCCTTGAAGCCGCAGACGAGTCAGCGCCTAAACGCAAACGCGAGTCGGAACCAGCTGAGcccaagaaaaaaaagaagaagaagaagcatcACGCACCCGAAGACAACATAACTGTCAACATGCCGTCTCCCCCGAGATCGAACGGCGTCTCCTTCACCGCTGTGAACCAAGCTCGCCCTGTCCCCGAATCTCAACAgtttcctccctcctcgcagCCAGAAAATTCCCCGACACAATCCCGTGCATCACCAGAACAAAATGGAGAGAGACAAAATGTAGAGGAACCCATCCCTCGTCAGCCTGTTCAACATACCCCCTCGACACCGGCATCGGCAAGCCAGGAACCCAGCGGCGAGCGCGACTCCTCGACTCCCAacggggaagaaaagaagaggaaagccAACAGGGAATCACGACGAGGGAAGAACGACATGAAAATCGGATTCTTCACGGATGAGGAAGTCCAGAGAATGGAGGGGTTCAAGCTGGCATTTTGCGCGGAACACCGAATCGAAGGACCGCAGTTCGACATGCTGGTGCAGTACTCCCAGCGCGGCCCAGAGAAGGAATTCCCACTTGACAATGCCTCCATCAACAAGGCCGATTTTTGGTCCAGGATTCTCGGCACTCTCCCGGACCGTGAGAAACGATCCGTGTATCGGTTCATGCGGCGACATTTTCAGGCCTCGGGGCAGAAAGCGCATGTCTGGACGCCAGAGCAAGACAAGGAATTCATCCAACTCGTTGCCCAAATGGGCCCCAAATGGAAGGAAATTGCCAACATGCTTGGCCGCTCGGATGACGATGTCACACAGCGGTGGAAGAACCGCCTGGAGCATCGCGACAAGATGAGACATGGTGCATGGGAGGAGCCCGAGATccgcctccttctcgagGTGGTTGAGGGCATGTGGAAGGGTTTGAAACAAACGGTCCCAGAAAGCTGTGGCAAAGACATGTTTGACATGGACGACAAGCTCCTCGCGTGGGGTTCTGTGAGCGATGCAATTGGCAACATCCGATCTCGACAACAGTGTGCAGACCGATATCGCAAACTTCGCTCTCATGTCCAAGGGCTGCGGGCCCGGTCTGGAGATCCAAACGCAATGCCTGACCTCGCAGACACAGCAAAGAAGAATGCCAGTTGGAACAAGAGATTCATGGTGAAGGATCAGGCGATCAGCCGGGAATACGTTCAGGATGAGGGCAGTGACGAGGGCTCAGTCGGAGACGATATTCCAGCTGAGCCTCAGAGCCTCAGACGTGGATTCAGCATGACCGAAGACATCGCGGCTCTTGCTTCATCCcaggggaagaaagaggcgCAAGCCGCGCTCGCTTCCATGTCTCAGGAGAATGCCGAATCTGAACCTGAGATTCAAGCTACAACTGCTACTGACGATCAACCACCTGTGGTCTCTTCCGccaagaaatcaaagaagCGCAAGCACGCCGAGACAAATACTACGGAAGCTGAGgcgccctcctcgccagcccctgaaaagaagaagaaaaagaagagcaagaagataGATGAGCAAgcagaaggagagagggcCGACAACGGAGAGaaaccgaagaagagaaagaagacgaagaagaagcactCCGAAGCAAGCGAGGCCGCAGTCCAACAAGAAGATGCCAACACCGCAGTCGCCGCGGCTGCAGAGAATGCGAAGCACGCAGAcaacggcgagaagaagaagaaaaagaaaaagaagagcCGCAAGTCCACTGCATCCGAGCCCAATGGCGTCTCAGACCATGAACaagagcctgagcctgagcctgcGGAATCGACCAAGAAACAcaagaagaagtccaagaagaataagGACAAGACCGCTGATCTACCGGCTGCCGACGAGAGGGATGCCGGAGAAACCAACATCGGCAACAGCCCGGCCTACGAGGTATCACCGCCATCTGCCCCTGCGCCACCGATGTCGCCGTTAGGCAATGCTGTCGATGATCAAGATGATGTCAAGATCGACTTTACGAGTCCAGACTCCGAGTTGCAGTATGGCAGCGACTCATCGGATGTGGATTCCGACGAGGTATCGGTTAAGGAGTACGGATCTGAGTCGGATTGA